A window of Massilia sp. NR 4-1 genomic DNA:
GCCCTTGACCGTGACATGGAACTCATTGCTGGACGCCATCATCGGCCCTTCGCGCACGCTCAGCGTGCCGGCCGCCGCGCCGGGCCAGTTGTGCATGCCGTAGATCGCCTCCATCGGGAAGCGCTCGAACAAACCATCCTCGATCATGCGGCGCGCGCCGGCGCCGCCTTCTTCGGCGGGCTGGAAAACCAGGTAAACGGTACCGTCGAAATTGCGGTGGCTGGCCAGGTGGTGGGCCGCGCCCAGCAGCATGGCCATATGGCCGTCATGGCCGCAGGCGTGCATCTTGCCGGGGTGGCGCGAGGCGTGCGGGAATGTGTTCAGTTCCTGCATGGGCAGGGCGTCCATATCGGCGCGCAGGCCGATGGCGCGTTCCGAGCTGCCGTTCTTGATGATGCCCACCAAGCCGGTCTGGCCCAGGCCGCGCACGACGGGAATGCCCCATTCGCCGAGCTTGGCGGCCACCACGTCGGAGGTGCGCTGTTCTTCGTAGCACAGTTCGGGATGCGCGTGCAGATCGCGCCGGATCTGCTGCAGCTCGGACTGAAAAGCGATAATCGGTTCGACAAGTTTCATCTGGTTATCTCCAGTGTTGTTCTCTTGCGCGCCATCGTGCGGCGCTGCCCGCCAGTAAGCGGTGCAGCCATTGTAGCCCTTGAAGCAAGCGGAAAGCCAGAGTGATACAGCGCTTCAGGTAGCGCTGCACGGAATCGTTTACGATACTGGTTTAAGTACCTGCTTCCGGGAATTTTCAATGACAACGACACAAGTCCGTGCCGCCTGCCCGCACGATTGCCCCGATACCTGCGCCCTGCTCGTTACTGTCGAGAATGGCGTCGCCACCGAGGTGAAGGGCGATCCCGAGCATCCGACCACGGCGGGCGTGCTGTGCACCAAGGTTTCGCGCTACACGGAGCGCACCTATTCGCCGGACCGTTTGCTGTATCCGCTGCGCCGCGTCGGCAAGAAGGGCGAGGGCAAGTTCGAGCGCATCAGCTGGGATGAGGCGCTGGACGCCATCGCCGCCCGCCTGAAACCGCTGGCCGCGACGGCGCCGGAAGCGATCCTGCCCTACAGCTATGCCGGCACCATGGGCTTGCTGCAGGGCGAAGCCATGGCCATGCGCTTCTTCAACGCGATCGGCGCTTCCCAACTCGATCGTACGATCTGCGCCACCGCCGGCGCCACCGGCTACCGCTATACGGTGGGTGCTTCGATCGGCACCGATCTCGAGCAATTCCAGCATGCCAAGCTGATCCTGATCTGGGGCGGCAATCCGATCGCCTCCAATCTGCATTTCTGGACCCGCGCCCAGGAAGCCAAGCGCAACGGCGCCAAGCTGATCGCCATCGATCCCTACCGCTCGCTGACGGCCGAGAAATGCCACCAGCACATCGCGCCGATGCCGGGCACCGATGCGGCGCTGGCGCTGGGCATGATGCATGTGCTGATCGCCGAAGACCTGCTCGACCATGACTATATCGCCCGGCACACGCTCGGCTTCGAACAGTTGCAGGCGCGCGCGGCCGAGTGGCCGCCGGAACGCGTGGCGCGCATCTGCGGCATCACGGAAGCGGAAGTGCTGGAACTGGCGCGCACCTATGGCCAGATGGCCAAGGCGGGCGAACCGGTGGCGATCCGCCTGAATTACGGCGTGCAGCGTGTGCGCGGCGGCGGCACGGCGGTGCGCAATATCGCCTGCCTGCCGGCCCTGGTCGGCGCCTGGCGCCATGCGGCCGGCGGCGTGCAGCTCTCGTCCTCGGGTTCTTTCCCGTCCGACAAGCCGGCCCTGCAGCGCAGCGACCTGCTCAAGCAGGCGACCCGCACCATCAATATGGTCACCATCGGCGACGATCTGCTGCGCCCCGCCTCGCCGGAATTCGGGCCGCGCGTGGACGCCGTCATCGTCTACAACTCGAATCCGGTGGCGGTGGCGCCCGATTCCTCGAAAGTGGCCGAGGCCTTCGCGCGTGAAGACCTGTTCACCGTGGTGCTGGAACATTTCCAGACCGATACCGCCGACTATGCCGACATCGTGCTGCCCGCGACCACCCAGCTGGAGCATACCGACGTCCACACCGCCTATGGCCACCTGTATATGATGGCGAACAACCCGGCCATCGCGCCGCTGGGCGAGGCCAAGCCGAATACGGAAATCTTCCGCCTGCTGGCCGCGCGCATGGGCTTGGACGATCCCTGCTTCCGCGAAAGCGATGATGAGCTGGCCGCCAAGGCTTTCCGCAAGAACGATGCGCGCGCCGTCCATTTCGATTGGGAGTCGCTCAAGCGCAAGGGCTGGCAGAAGCTGAACATGCCGGCGGCACCGTTTGCGCATGGCAATTTCGCTACACCGTCCAGCAAATGCGAGTTCTACTCGGAAACAATGCTCAAAGATGGCCTGGATCCGCTGCCCGGCTATGTCGAAAACTACGAATCGGCGGCAAGTAGCCCGGAACTGGCGGCAAAATACCCGCTGGCGATGATATCGCCACCAGCGCGCAACTTCCTCAACTCCACTTTCGTGAACGTGCAGAGCCTGCGCGCCACCGAGGGCGAGCCCCACCTCGACCTGAACCCGGAGGACGCGGCTGAACGTGGCATCAATCACGGCGATATGGTGCGCATCTTCAACGATCGTGGCTCCTTCGTCGCTAAAGCGCGCGTTACGCCCAGGGCCCGCAAGGGGCTCGCGGTGGGCCTCTCGATCTGGTGGAAGAAGCTGGCCTCGGACGGCAAGAACGCCAACGAGGTGACGAGCCAGCGCCTGACCGATATGGGTCGTGCCCCAACGTTTTACGATACACTGGTACAAGTGGAGAAAGCAGCTTGAGAGTGAGTCATGCGCAAAATCACCCGTCCGAAAATCCGTGCCCGGCACTGGGTCGGGGCGGGCGTGTGTGCGCTGCTCCTCGCAGGCTGCGCCCAGTTTAAGTATTATTTCCAGGCGGCCCAGGGCCAGTATGCGCTCTGGTCCGACGCCCGTCCCATCGACGACTGGCTGGGCGATCCCGCCACCGATCCCAAGCTCAAGGCGCGCCTGGAAAAGGCGCGCCTGATCCGCCGTTTCGCCGTGCGCGAACTGGGCTTGCCGGACAATGCCAGCTACACCAATTACGCCTCGCTGAAACGGCCCTTCGTGCTGTGGAATGTGGTGGCCACGCCCGAATTGTCGCTGCGCCCGATCCAGTGGTGCTTCCCGATTGCCGGCTGCGTCAGCTACCGCGGTTATTACAGCAAGGAAGATGCGCAAGCCTATGCCGACGAGCTGCGCGCCGAGGGCAACGACGTGCAGGTGGGCGGCGTGCCGGCCTATTCGACCCTGGGCTGGTTCAGCGATCCGCTGCTGTCCACCTTCATCAACAATTCCGACGCCGAACTGGCGCGCATGCTGTTCCACGAGCTGGCGCACCAGCTGGTGTATGTGCAGGGCGACTCCAAATTCAACGAAGCCTTCGCCACGGCGGTGGAGGAGGCTGGCGTGAACCGCTGGCTGGAACTGTATGGCACCGAGCCGATGCGCGAAGCCTATGTGCGCTACAACGCGCGCCGCCAGCAATTCCTCGATCTGCTGGTGCGCCACCGCCAGATGCTGGCAGCGAATTATGCGGGCAGGGCCAGCGTCAAGAAAAAGCGCGAGGAAAAGGCACGCATCTTCGCCGCCCTGAAGGCCGAATACCAGGTCCTCAAAGCCGATTGGGGCGGCTACGCCGGCTATGACCGCTGGTTCGCCGAACCGCTGACAAATGCCCACCTGAGCTCTGTTGCAACCTATAATGATTTCCTGCCAGGATTTCGCGCCCTGCTGGCGCGCGAAAAAAACATGAAGGCATTCTATGCTGCGGTGCAAGGCATGGGCAATCTCCCTACCGCCGAGCGGCATGAGCGGCTGCAGCAACTGGCGAAGGCCATGCCGGCCGAAACGGAAACGATTGCTATAAAGGAAAAGAGCGAGAGTAGCGGGTTACAGTGATGCTGCGTTGCAGCAGAATTTGGCGGCGGAAAGGCCCGGCAAAATCAGCAAAAGCGCTTGCATACTGATCGGCCTGCCGATAGCATCTTATCCATAAGATCGAACGAGCGTTCTTTTTTTCGAAACGACTCGCTGGCAGGCTGGCTCTGTGCGCCGGCTTTCATCATATAACGATAAATATTCGAGACACGAGGCACAGGATGGATAAAATCTGGTTGAAGTCGTACCCCGCTGGGGTGGCGTCGGAAATTGATGTCAATCAATACCGCTCCCTGGTTCATCTGCTGGAAGAGTCGTTTCAAAAGTATGCAGACCGCAATGCCTTCGTCTGCATGGACAAGGCCATCACCTACGCCGAGCTGGACGCCTATTCGCGCCGCATCGGCGCCTGGCTGCAGAGCCGCGGCATGAAAAAAGGCGCGCGTGTGGCGGTGATGATGCCCAACGTGCTGCAGTACCCGATCGCCATCGCCGGCATCCTGCGCGCCGGCTACACCGTGGTCAACGTCAATCCGCTGTACACCCCGCGCGAACTGGAGCACCAGCTGCGCGATTCGGGCAGCGAAGCCATCATCATCCTGGAAAATTTCGCCACCACGCTGGAGCAGGTGCTGGGCCGCACGCCGGTCAAGCACGTTATCGTCGCCAGCATGGGCGAGATGCTGGGCATGGCCAAGGGTATGCTGGTCAACTTCGTGGTGCGCAATGTGAAGAAGCTGGTGCCGCCGTTCTCCCTGCCGAACGCGGTGCGCTTCAAGGAGGCGATGTCGCACGCGGCCGGCATGAAACTGACGCCGGTCGAACTGAATCTGGAAGACGTCGCCTTCCTGCAGTACACCGGCGGCACCACCGGCGTCTCCAAGGGCGCGACCCTGGTCCACCGCAACATCATTGCCAATCTGCTGCAGACCGAGGCCTGGTCCAAGCCTGGCCTGGGCAATCTGGCGGAGCAGGAACAGGTCATCATCATTTGCGCCCTGCCGCTGTATCACATCTTCGCGCTGACGGCTTGCGCCATGTGGGGCATGCGCGTTGGCGCGCTGAACGTGATGATCCCGAATCCGCGCGATATCGGCGGCACGATCAAGGAGCTGGCCAAATACCGCTTCAATATGTTCCCGGCCGTGAATACGCTGTACAACGCGCTGGTCAACCATCCCGATTTCCGCAGCCTCGATTTCTCCGGCCTCAAGATCTGCAATGGCGGCGGCATGGCCGTGCAGCAGACCGTCAACGATAAATGGCTGGCGGCGACGGGCGTCTCGATCATCGAGGGCTACGGCCTGTCCGAAACCTCGCCGGTGGCGACCTGCAACCGCGCCGACAGCACCGCTTTCTCCGGCACCATCGGCCTGCCGATTCCTTCCACCGACATCGCCATCCTCGATGACGAGGGCAAGGAAGTGGCGCTGGGCCAGCCCGGCGAGATCGGCATCCGAGGCCCGCAGGTGATGAGCGGCTATTGGAACCGTCCGGACGAAACGGCCAAGGTCATGACGGCCGACGGCTATTTCAAATCCGGCGACGTGGGCGTGATGGACGAACGCGGCTACGTCAAGATTGTCGACCGCAAAAAGGACATGATCCTGGTCTCCGGCTTCAACGTGTATCCCAACGAGCTGGAAGCGGTGATTGCGGCCCATCCGGGCGTGCTGGAATGCGCCTGCGTGGGCGTACCCGACGAGCACTCGGGCGAAGCGGTCAAGGTCTTCGTGGTGCGCAAGGACCCGGCGCTGACGGCCGATGCGCTGATGGCTTACTGCAAAGAGAACCTGACCGGATACAAGAAACCGAAGTACATCGAATTCCGCGATGAGCTTCCGAAGACGAATGTGGGCAAGATTCTGCGCCGCGTATTGCGCGACGGGGAGACGCCCAGCGACAAAAAGGCGGCGTGAAACGCCGACCGCCAGGCCCAACCGCCTGCGGTCAGGCGGTTTTTTTGCGCATAACGATTGAAGACGCGGCGCCGGGCGCCGCCTGACATGAAAGATGAGGCATTAGAGATGGAAAAGATTTGGCTGAAGTCCTACCCCGAAGGCGTTCCTGCGGAGATCGACGCAACCCTGTATCGTTCGGTGACGCACTTGATGGAAGAATCCTTCCGCAAGTATGCCGACCGCAATGCCTACGTCTGCATGGACAAATTCCTGACCTATGCCGAAGTCGATCAGATGTCGCAGAAAGTGGGCGCCTGGCTGCAAAGCAAGGGCCTGAAAAAAGGCGCGCGCGTCGCCATCATGCTGCCCAACGTGCTGCAGTATCCGGTCGCCATGGCCGGTATCCTGCGCGCCGGCTACACCGTGGTCAACGTCAATCCGCTGTACACCCCGCGCGAGCTGCAGCACCAACTGAACGACTCCGGCGCCGAAGCCATCTTCGTGCTGGAAAACTTCGCCACCACCGTGGAGCAGGTGCTGGCGCAGTCGCCGCTCAAGCACGTGGTCGTGGCCAGCATGGGCGATCTGCTGGGCGGCCTGAAAGGCGCCATCGTCAACTTCGTCGTGCGCAATGTGAAGAAAATGGTGCCGGCCTTCTCGCTGCCGAACGCCGTCTCCTTCAAGCAGGTGCTGGCCGAAGGCGGCCGCCTGCCGCTCAATCCCGTGCAGCTGGGGCATGACGACGTCGCCTTCCTGCAGTACACCGGCGGCACCACCGGCGTCTCCAAGGGCGCTGTGCTGCTGCACCGCAATGTGGTGGCCAATGTGCTGCAGAATGAAGCCTGGCTGGGCATGGAGACCGAGGCCGAGCAACTGGGCTTTGTCTGCGCGCTGCCGCTGTACCACATCTACTCGCTGACCATCAGCGCCTTCATGGGCCTGCGCCTGGGCGGCATGAACCTGCTGATCCCGAACCCGCGCGATATTCCCGGCTTCGTCAAGGAACTGGGCAAGCACCGCATGCACGTCTTCCCGGCCGTGAACACGCTGTACAACGCGCTGCTCAACAATCCTGAATTTGCCAAGCTCGATTTCTCCAGCTACCAGGTGTGCAACGGCGGCGGTATGTCGGTGCAGCGCGCCGTGGCGGACCGTTGGCTGAAGCTGACCGGCACGCCGATCATCGAAGGCTATGGCATGTCCGAAACCTCGCCGGTGGCCACCGCCAACCGCGTCGACATCAAGGAATTCACCGGCACCATCGGCCTGCCGATTCCATCGACTGAAGTCGCCATCCTGGACGACAACGGCAATCCCGTACCGTTCGGCCAGCCCGGAGAAATCGCCATCCGCGGCCCGCAAGTGATGGCCGGCTACTGGAATCGTCCGGAGGAAACCGCCAAATCCATGACACCGGATGGCTTCTTCAAGACCGGCGACGTCGGCATCATGGACGAACGCGGCTACACCCGCATCGTCGACCGCAAGAAGGACATGATCATCGTCTCCGGCTTCAACGTTTATCCGAACGAGATCGAAGAAGTGGTGGCGGCCCATCCGGGCGTGCTGGAAGTGGCCTGCATCGGCGTGCCGGACAATAACTCCGGCGAAGCCGTCAAACTCTTCGTGGTGCGCAAGGATGCCTCGCTGACGGCCGAACAACTGCTCGACTTCTGCAAGCACGAACTGACCGCCTACAAGAAACCGAAGTACATCGAGTTCCGCGACGAACTGCCGAAGACCAACGTCGGCAAAATTCTGCGCCGCCAGCTGCGCGACGAGAAGAAAGCCGCGTAATCAGGCGGCAACGACGCCCGCTTTGCCGTCGATGACGGCGAAACGGGCGAGGGTGGAGAGGGCGCTGTCTTTGTCGCGCACATTATCCAGTGCCTGAAACAGCATCTCGCTGCGCTCGGGCGTCACATGCAGCAGCATGAAGCCGCGCCGGTCGCTGCGGCCGTAGTGCATGTGCGGATTCATTTCCACGTACTGTGCGGTGCGCTCCTGCGGCCGCGAGCTGGACGTGATCGAGGTGCCGCAGAATTCAGTGGCGATCACCGGATTGGCGGCCGATACCGGGCGCACCGCCTCGCGCGCCAGATCGGCGGCGTAGAAGGTGTGCACATCGCCCGACAGCACCAGCGGATTGGCGGCGCCACTGGCCTGCACAGCGTTCAGCAGGCGCTGGCGCGCGGCCGGATAACCATCCCAGCCATCGGTCCAGAAGCGGCCATCCTCCGCATGCACGATCGGCACCTGCGTGGATTGGGCCATCAGCGTTTGCTGGGCCAGGACATTCCAGCGCGCGCGCGAGCCGCGCAAGCCCTGTTCCAGCCAGCCTTCCTGTTCCATGCCCAGCATGCTGCGTCGTGGGTCGTCCAATTCCGCGCAGGCGCGCCGGTAGACCGAACCGGAACCGCCGCGTCCCGGCCGCTGGCAGGCGTGGGCTGAGCGGTACTGGCGCGTGTCGAGCACGTGGATGCGCGCCAGCTGGCCCCAGTCGTAGCGCTGCTGCATGCGCAGCCGGGCCAGCCCCTCGCCATTGATGCGCAGCGGCTGGTGCTCATAAAATGCCTGATAGGCCGCCGCGCGCCGCGCCGCGAATGCGGGGCTGAGCAGCTCGTCGCGGTCATTGCCGTAATCATTGGCGACTTCGTGATCGTCCCAGGTGACGATCCAGGGCGCGGCCAGATGCGCCGCCTGCAGATCGGGATCGCTTTTGTACTGGGCATAGCGGGCGCGGTAATCGGCCAGCGTGAAGCTCTCGTCCTTGCGCTGCGCCCGCTCGGGATGCGCCAGCCGGTACGGCCCCCACTCATAGATGTAATCGCCAAGAAAGGCCACCAGGTCCGGCGCCGCCGCCGCGATATGGCGGTGCGCCGCATAGTGGCCGAATTCCCAATGCTGGCAGGAAGCCACCGCCATCTTCAACGATGAGGGCAGGGCATCGGCCGCCGGCGCGGTGCGGGTGCGGCCGACCGGGCTGACGGCATCGCCCAGCATGAAGCGGTAGAAATACCAGCGCCCGGGTTCCAGCCCTTTCACGTCCACATGCACGCTGTGCGCCAGCTCCGGCATGGCGGTCGCCACGCCCTTGGCGGCGATCTGGCGGAACGCCTCGTCCTGCGCCACCTCCCAG
This region includes:
- a CDS encoding molybdopterin-dependent oxidoreductase, producing MTTTQVRAACPHDCPDTCALLVTVENGVATEVKGDPEHPTTAGVLCTKVSRYTERTYSPDRLLYPLRRVGKKGEGKFERISWDEALDAIAARLKPLAATAPEAILPYSYAGTMGLLQGEAMAMRFFNAIGASQLDRTICATAGATGYRYTVGASIGTDLEQFQHAKLILIWGGNPIASNLHFWTRAQEAKRNGAKLIAIDPYRSLTAEKCHQHIAPMPGTDAALALGMMHVLIAEDLLDHDYIARHTLGFEQLQARAAEWPPERVARICGITEAEVLELARTYGQMAKAGEPVAIRLNYGVQRVRGGGTAVRNIACLPALVGAWRHAAGGVQLSSSGSFPSDKPALQRSDLLKQATRTINMVTIGDDLLRPASPEFGPRVDAVIVYNSNPVAVAPDSSKVAEAFAREDLFTVVLEHFQTDTADYADIVLPATTQLEHTDVHTAYGHLYMMANNPAIAPLGEAKPNTEIFRLLAARMGLDDPCFRESDDELAAKAFRKNDARAVHFDWESLKRKGWQKLNMPAAPFAHGNFATPSSKCEFYSETMLKDGLDPLPGYVENYESAASSPELAAKYPLAMISPPARNFLNSTFVNVQSLRATEGEPHLDLNPEDAAERGINHGDMVRIFNDRGSFVAKARVTPRARKGLAVGLSIWWKKLASDGKNANEVTSQRLTDMGRAPTFYDTLVQVEKAA
- a CDS encoding aminopeptidase, with the protein product MRKITRPKIRARHWVGAGVCALLLAGCAQFKYYFQAAQGQYALWSDARPIDDWLGDPATDPKLKARLEKARLIRRFAVRELGLPDNASYTNYASLKRPFVLWNVVATPELSLRPIQWCFPIAGCVSYRGYYSKEDAQAYADELRAEGNDVQVGGVPAYSTLGWFSDPLLSTFINNSDAELARMLFHELAHQLVYVQGDSKFNEAFATAVEEAGVNRWLELYGTEPMREAYVRYNARRQQFLDLLVRHRQMLAANYAGRASVKKKREEKARIFAALKAEYQVLKADWGGYAGYDRWFAEPLTNAHLSSVATYNDFLPGFRALLAREKNMKAFYAAVQGMGNLPTAERHERLQQLAKAMPAETETIAIKEKSESSGLQ
- a CDS encoding long-chain-fatty-acid--CoA ligase, with the protein product MDKIWLKSYPAGVASEIDVNQYRSLVHLLEESFQKYADRNAFVCMDKAITYAELDAYSRRIGAWLQSRGMKKGARVAVMMPNVLQYPIAIAGILRAGYTVVNVNPLYTPRELEHQLRDSGSEAIIILENFATTLEQVLGRTPVKHVIVASMGEMLGMAKGMLVNFVVRNVKKLVPPFSLPNAVRFKEAMSHAAGMKLTPVELNLEDVAFLQYTGGTTGVSKGATLVHRNIIANLLQTEAWSKPGLGNLAEQEQVIIICALPLYHIFALTACAMWGMRVGALNVMIPNPRDIGGTIKELAKYRFNMFPAVNTLYNALVNHPDFRSLDFSGLKICNGGGMAVQQTVNDKWLAATGVSIIEGYGLSETSPVATCNRADSTAFSGTIGLPIPSTDIAILDDEGKEVALGQPGEIGIRGPQVMSGYWNRPDETAKVMTADGYFKSGDVGVMDERGYVKIVDRKKDMILVSGFNVYPNELEAVIAAHPGVLECACVGVPDEHSGEAVKVFVVRKDPALTADALMAYCKENLTGYKKPKYIEFRDELPKTNVGKILRRVLRDGETPSDKKAA
- a CDS encoding long-chain-fatty-acid--CoA ligase, whose translation is MEKIWLKSYPEGVPAEIDATLYRSVTHLMEESFRKYADRNAYVCMDKFLTYAEVDQMSQKVGAWLQSKGLKKGARVAIMLPNVLQYPVAMAGILRAGYTVVNVNPLYTPRELQHQLNDSGAEAIFVLENFATTVEQVLAQSPLKHVVVASMGDLLGGLKGAIVNFVVRNVKKMVPAFSLPNAVSFKQVLAEGGRLPLNPVQLGHDDVAFLQYTGGTTGVSKGAVLLHRNVVANVLQNEAWLGMETEAEQLGFVCALPLYHIYSLTISAFMGLRLGGMNLLIPNPRDIPGFVKELGKHRMHVFPAVNTLYNALLNNPEFAKLDFSSYQVCNGGGMSVQRAVADRWLKLTGTPIIEGYGMSETSPVATANRVDIKEFTGTIGLPIPSTEVAILDDNGNPVPFGQPGEIAIRGPQVMAGYWNRPEETAKSMTPDGFFKTGDVGIMDERGYTRIVDRKKDMIIVSGFNVYPNEIEEVVAAHPGVLEVACIGVPDNNSGEAVKLFVVRKDASLTAEQLLDFCKHELTAYKKPKYIEFRDELPKTNVGKILRRQLRDEKKAA
- a CDS encoding alkaline phosphatase, which encodes MDGQRRLLLLAGARLAGLAALGAGLTSSYQAGARSNGGAYPFSLGVASGSPLPDSVVLWTRILYEPLNAAAMPPLAMRLRWEVAQDEAFRQIAAKGVATAMPELAHSVHVDVKGLEPGRWYFYRFMLGDAVSPVGRTRTAPAADALPSSLKMAVASCQHWEFGHYAAHRHIAAAAPDLVAFLGDYIYEWGPYRLAHPERAQRKDESFTLADYRARYAQYKSDPDLQAAHLAAPWIVTWDDHEVANDYGNDRDELLSPAFAARRAAAYQAFYEHQPLRINGEGLARLRMQQRYDWGQLARIHVLDTRQYRSAHACQRPGRGGSGSVYRRACAELDDPRRSMLGMEQEGWLEQGLRGSRARWNVLAQQTLMAQSTQVPIVHAEDGRFWTDGWDGYPAARQRLLNAVQASGAANPLVLSGDVHTFYAADLAREAVRPVSAANPVIATEFCGTSITSSSRPQERTAQYVEMNPHMHYGRSDRRGFMLLHVTPERSEMLFQALDNVRDKDSALSTLARFAVIDGKAGVVAA